The Verrucomicrobium spinosum DSM 4136 = JCM 18804 DNA segment AGACCTAAGCGCACGCTCCGGGCTCTAAAAAACGCAAAAGCCGCTCCCTGCTCCACACATTGGCCCTCCTTTGAAAGTTGGCCAGAGTGGAAGGGGGAAGCGGCTCTGCTGCAAACAGTTGACTTGGCCCGGGTGCCGTGTCGTCGGAGCGCGAAGAGTCGATCCCGACGAAAAGCTTAAACCCCGAGGTTGGTCTGTCTCAAGGGCTGGTCCGGAGGCGGAACAAGGAGGCAACCCGCAGACCAAACTGGATCACAGTGCTGGCCGCATCAAAGGGCCGCGCCACCAAATCCAGGCTGCGAGCGACGCCATACCATGGGCTCGTGACTTGCTTTTCGGGAAGTGGACGGAAGGCGTCTGGGGTGATCATGGACGATTTGTCGGGTGTTGGGGTGAATAGGGAAAAGACTGAGAGGTAGTTTGCAGCCGAAAATATACCAGATGACTAAAGAAATAATAAAAAAACATCGAAAAATAACCTTGCCGTCTAAAACAAAAGGTGTACGCCGGGCTGGCGTCCCCTAGTAAACCTGAGGTACGATGATGTCGTCCGGCACAGGGTTGCGGTGATAGTCCTTGTGCCGCTTCCGCACTGGAAGCGCGACCGGTTGTTTGTCCACTTCTTCATACGGCACCTGCTGGAGCAGATGGTGAATGCAGTTGAGCCGCGCTTTTTTCTTGTCCACCGCAGGGACGACCCACCAGGGGGTCTCAGGGAGGCTGGTTCGTTCCAGCATGATCTCCTTTGCCTTGGTGTACTCCTCCCAGCGGCTGCGAGATTCAAGATCCATGGGGCTGAGTTTCCACTGTTTGAGCGGGTCGTGGATGCGGCAGGTGAACCGGAATTCCTGTTCCTCGTCCGTGATCGAGAACCAGTACTTGAGGACTTGGGTGCCAGACCGGATCAGCATTTTTTCAAATTCAGGCACGGACCGGAAGAACTCTTCGTATTCCTCATCGGTACAAAAGCCCATGACTCGCTCCACCCCAGCCCGGTTGTACCAACTGCGGTCGAAGAGCACAATCTCCCCGCCAGCAGGGAGGTGTGCAGCATAACGCTGAAAGTACCACTGCGTCCGCTCACGCTCGGTGGGGGCAGGTAGAGCCGCGACCCGGCAGACACGTGGATTCAGTCGCTGGGTGATGCGCTTGATGACGCCGCCCTTGCCAGCTGCATCCCGACCTTCGAAGATGACCACCAGCTTGTGCTTGGTGCGCATGACCCACTCCTGGAGTTTGACCAGCTCCCCCTGGAGCCGGAGCAGCTCGCGGAAATAGAGTTTCCGGAACTCCATAGCCTCGGTGGACACGGCTGGGTCATTGGGATCAAACCCCGCGAGGTCATCCAGCTCCATCTCCAGCTCCTCGTCGAAGCTGTCGATCGCTTCTTCATGCAGACGGGCAAAGATCTCGTTGTTGACGCGCAGCGGGGACTCGCCGTTTGAGCCGCCGGTTTTGCTCTTGGTGGCCGATTTCTTGGAGACCTTGGAGACAGGGGAAGGGGACTTCTTGGGAGAGGGCATGGTGGATGCAGGCCCTTTACGCCAGCATCCCCAGCCTCAAAAGAGACCTAACGTGACAAATAGTTCAGGCAAATCTTCTGGAGAAGTCAAAAGACTGAGCACGCCCGATGCTGCCAAGGTGCGGCTTTGCCTACAGCACTTGCTGGGTGAGTGGCTCGTTATTGGGTCCCAACAGCAGGCGCTTGGGGGTGATCGGCTTGTCGTCCAGCCCGAAGGCCATGATGGTCACCCGGTGACCGGCGGTGATGAGGTGGGCGGCAGCTCCATTGACGACGATCTGGCCGGAACCTTCCTTGCCCTCAATGACATAGGTCTCAAGGCGCGCCCCGTTTGTCACTGAGGTGACCAGCACTTTCTCGCCCACCCAGATGTCCACGGCCCTCATGAGATCGGGCGGAATCGAGATGCTCCCTTCGTATTCGACGTTGGAATCCGTAATGGCGGCGCGGTGCAGTTTGGACTTGAGCTGAATGCGTAACACAAGAGCAAAGTGCTTCCCGCGGCCAACCCGTCAAGCGGTTTGCCCTCCGTTTTGACAACGTCGGAAGCGTGTCTATGATCCAGGCCCCAGATTCGCAATTTTCCATCAAAATATCATGAGCAAGGCTCCCACCCACGAGTTCCAGGCCGAAGTCAAGCAGCTGCTGGACATCGTCATCCACTCCCTCTATACCGACCACGAAATCTTCGCCCGTGAGCTGGTTTCGAATGCATCTGACTCCATGGAGAAGATGCGGCTCCTCCAACTGACCGAGAAGGAGATTTTCGACGAGACCCTGCCTCTGGAAATCAACATCAGCACCGATGAGACCGCAGGCACCCTGACCATCTCCGACTATGGCATCGGGATGACCCGTGAAGAACTGGTGGAGAACCTAGGCACCATCGCCCACTCTGGCTCCAAGGCCTTTGTGGAGGCCATGAAGCAGAGTGGCAAAGAAGGCGGCAACGTTATTGGCCAGTTCGGCGTGGGCTTCTACTCCGCGTTCATGGTGGCGAGCGAGGTGAAGGTTTACACCCACTCCTGGCGCAATGACGGGGAGCACCTGGTCTGGACGAGCGACGGCGTCACTGGCTACACCATCGAGGATGCGCCAGGTCAACGCCGCGGATGCAAGCTGGTCCTCCAGCTCAAGGAGGACAAGAAGGACTTCGCCAAACCGGCGCGCATCAAGCAGATCCTCACCAAGTACTCGAACTTCGTGGGCTTCCCCATTCATCTGAACGGGGAGCGCATCAACACCGTGGAGGCCCTCTGGCTGAAGAACAAAAACGAGGTGACGACCGAGCAGTACGCCGAGTTCTACAAGTTTGCCTCTCACTCCTTCGACGAGCCCCGCTACACCTTCCATTTCAACGCGGATGCCCCGTTGAACATCAACGCGCTTCTGTTCGCTCCTACGAACAACACGGAGCAGTACGGCATGGGCCAGATGGAGCCCGGCGTGGCGCTCTATTGCCGCAAGGTGCTCATCGACCACCGCCCGAAGAAGTTTCTCCCGGAATGGATGCGCTTCGTCCGCGGCGTCGTGGACAGCGAGGACCTCCCGCTCAACATTTCCCGTGAGACCATGCAGGACAGTGCGCTGTTCCGCAAACTTGGCCAGACGGTGCAAGGCCGACTCATGAAGTTTCTCGAACGGGAGGCAGACGGGGATGCCAAGAAGTATCAGGATTTTTACAAGGACTTCAGCCGCTTCTTCAAGGAGGGCGTAGCCACGGACTTCGAGAACAAGGGCACCATTGCCAAGCTGCTCCGCTTCGAAACCTCGCTTACCGGTGAGGGCGAAGTGGTCGGACTTCAGGAGTACGTGAAGCGCATGAAGGAGGAGCAGAAGGCCATCTACTACCAGATCGCCCCAAGCCGCGCCGCGATTGAGAACGGACCGTATCTGGAGGCGTTCAAGGCCAAGGGCTTTGAGGTGATCTACCTCTTCGAATCCATCGACGACTACGTGGTCAATGCCCTCGGCGAATTCGATGGCAAGCCCCTCCAGGCGGTGAATTCCAGCCAGGTGGACCTGGGTGATTCCCAAACGGAAGGCGAAACGCTCAGTGCTGAAGATGGCGACAAGCTGGCCTCGTGGATCAAGGACAACCTGGGCAACCGTGTCAAAGAGGTGCGCACGGGCAAGCGTCTCGTGAGCAGCCCGGCAATGGCCGTGCTGCCAGATGGCGAGATGAGCCCTCAGCTACGCCAGATGATGCGTGCCATGAAGAAGGATGATGAACTGGATGCCGCCGAGGTCATTCTGGAGCTCAATCCCTCTCATGCCATTGTCCGCAAACTGGCAGGTGCGACGAGCAGCAATCCGGAACTGGCCGGCCTCCTGGCCAATCAGATTCTGGACAACGCCTTGCTTTCGGCCGGTCTTCTGGACGATCCCCAGGCCATGATTGGCCGCATGCATAGCATCATGGAGAAAGCACTGGGTTAACCGCCAGTTCCCCTCTTTTCCAACTCAGCTTCTCCAGGCGCAGCGATCATCCCGGTCGCCGCGCCTTTTGTTTGGCCTTCACAATCAGGGGATAATAGAAAACTTTTCGCCGCATAGGGGGCGAAATAGGATTGAGAGGTTAGTAGAGTCGCACTGAAAACACTTACCATACCCACCATATGGGGAAAATGGGGTGTTAGCTCGATGATAAGGAAACACCTTATGGTGGTTGTAAATCTTTACTTGAATCCCTCTTTGTTCGTGTGGAAATAATATCTATGTTGCGAGATTAGAACCACTTGCAACCTGCGACATGTATCTGCCAAAATTCAAATCCGCCGAAACTGTCAAACGCTACACGTTCAAGGGGCACACGGCAGTGTTCCTCCGGAACCTCGTCGCGGTCGGGACGGTCGAGTATCGATTTGCGCTGATGGTGTACGCGGATGGGGAGGGGGAGGCTTGCTATTGCGTGGCCTCTGAGGTCAACGGCATGGCGCGGGAGCTCGGAGGCGGCTCCCATTTTCTCGGCGTCTTTGAAGAAGACAGCCACGTTAATTATGGGTCTTCAGACCAATGGGCGGATGAAGAAAAGTTCCTCCATCGCGCACTTGGATTGGCCAGTGGGAAATTTGGCTCGCCCTTGAGCTAGAGGGTGAAGAGGAGAGCCTGATTCGTAGGCTGTAGCCTACTTCTTTTCTTTGCGTTTCTCGCGTTCTTTGCGCCATTCGTCCCGGTGTTCCCCGACCCACTCGGTCAGTGCACGGTCGAAGCCGATGTCCTCGCCAGCCTTTTGGCTTTCGATCCACTTGTGTTTGAGGATCTCATCCCGTTCTTCGAGAAAGTACTCGTAGTACTTGGAAGCGGATTTGGAACTGACGGCCGGGGCGGTGGCCCCGGCAGGAATCTGGCGACTGCTCATGGCTAAAAGGGGTGAGGAAGGCAAAGATCAGCGAAATAGATACGCGATACGCGGCAAGGGAGCGGGTGCGAAACCACTCCCGGAGTTGATTGGACTCTACATGCGGTCAGTTGTTTCAATACCGAGCAATCCAAGGCCAGATTTCAGAACTCGGGAGGTAGTGTCCGCCAGTACGAGGCGAGTGTTCCGCGTCACGCCTTCTGAGCGGAGTACAGGGCAAGCTTCGTAAAAGGTGTGATAGTATCCCGCCAGTTCATAGAGATACTGGGCCAGCAGGTTGGGCCGAAAATCCTCCAGGACATCGTGCACGGCCTCGCCGAACTGGGCGAGTTTCAACGCGAGCTGACGCTCTGCGTCCTCTGTGAAGGACACTTCGGGCGCAAGTTTCACCTCGCCGTCCAGCTTGCGGAAAATGGCACGTGTCCGCACGTAAGCATTGAGCAGGTATGGGGCGGTGTTGCCCTGGAAAGAGAGCATCTTTTCCCAGGCAAACTTGTAGTCGGTCATGCGGTGCTGGCTCAGCTCCGCGTACTTCACGGCGGCAATGCCGATGACGGAGGCGATCTTGGCCTTGTCGTCATCGCTGAACTCACGCTCTTCCACCACGGCACGGGCGCGCTCGATTGCCTCGTCGATGACTTCGAGCAGGCCGACGCTCTCGCCGGAGCGGGTCTTGAACATTTTGCCATCGGGGCCCAAGATGCTGCCGAAGGCGATGTGTACCATGCGGGTGGAGTGACCGCGACGATGGGCAGCCTCAAAGACCTGCCGGAAGTGAAGCTGCTGGGGGGCACCGACCACGTACCAGATTTCGTCCGCCTTCCACTCGATCACTCGATGGTCGATGGTGGCGAGGTCGGTCGTGGCATAGAGGAAGCCACCGTCACTCTTGCGCACGATGCACGGGGCGGGCGTCCACTGACCGTCGCGATTGATCAGGAAGGGGTCTTCTTCGGGCTTCTTCACGCCGTCGGAGAAGACGCAAGCGGCACCTTCGCTGATGCGCGCCTGGCCCTTGGTCAGCATGTCTTCCACCAGGGGAGCGAGGGCATCGTTGTAGTAGCTCTCACCCAGGTAGTGGTCGAACTGGATGCCCAGACGACCGTAGATGTCATGAAGCTGGTCGAGCGTGAGTTTCACGCATTCCTTCCAGATGGCGAGGTTTTCGGCGTCGCCTTGTTGAAGCTTCACCAACTCCGTCTTGCAGGTTTCGAGCACGCTCTCGTCTGCCTTGGTGGCGGCATTGATTTCGCGATAGACTCGCACGAGTTCATGGATGGGATCCTCCTTCAACGCGTCTTGATTGAGGCGGGTCTTCCAGCCATGAATGATCATGCCAAACTGGGTGCCCCAGTCGCCGACATGGTTGTCGGTGACGACGTTGTGGCCCGCCAGCCGGGCAATGCGAGTAAGGCTGTCGCCAATGAAGGTGCTGCGGATGTGGCCCACGTGCATGGGCTTGGCCACGTTTGGCGCGGAGAAGTCCACCACGATGGTCTTGGCTGCATCCACGGCCGGGACGCCGAGGCGTTCGTCAGTGATGAGGCTGGAGAGCGCACCTTGCAGTGCCTCCTTGGTGAGGCGGAAGTTCAGGAATCCCGGGCCGGCGATCTCGGGCTTCTCACAGAGACCGGTCACGTCCATCGCTTCGACGAGCTGGGTGGCCATCGCACGGGGATTGATCTTCTGCTCCTTGGTGGAGAGAAGCTTGGCTGCCGTCATCGCGGCGTTGCTCTGGTAGTCGCCGAAGCGCGAGTCGCTTGCGTTGGTCACTTCAATGACCAAGCCATCCGGCGGACTGATTCCGGCGGTGACGAAGGCGGCGAGGAGGCGTTCGGTGAGGAGCTGGCGATAGGTGGGCATGGAAGATCCCGGACAAACGGGGTCCGCAATAGAGCACACCCTGCGGATTGTGCATCCTCTAACCCTTCGCACTCTCAGTTGCTGAACTGAATCCCAGCGATTTTTTCTGCCATGTCCCGGTTGGCCAGGAAGACCAGTTCCGCCGTGGCAGCCCGGCTCAGGCGAGCGCGCAGGCTGACGATGGGCCCTTGCGTGATGCCATCCACATACGCAGTGATAGGGCGCTTGATGGGGTCGAGATTGCGGAACTCCACGTCAGTATCCATGGAGAGCAGGGCGCTTTTCCAATGGGCGGGCTCCATGACATTGGAGCCTACCAAGAGCCAGGCGGGAGTGTCGGCCAACAAGGGGGCCGCCCCCATGGCGCGAGCGTAGGCTGTGCTCCCCGCAGCGGTGGAGACGAGCGCACCGTCGGCCACCAGCTTGGGCAGGCGGGTCACACCATTTACCTGCACCTCCATCCAGGCGCTCTGGCTGGTGGTTCGCTCCACCCAGGCGTCGTTGAAGGCATAGTCCGTGATGCGTTGTCCATCGACGGTCTCCATTTCCATGAAGATGAGCGGCAGTTGTCGAAAAATCACGTCCTTGGGGGGGAAGGTGCGCTCCTCAAAGACCTGATCCGGGGCATTGAGCAGGAAACCAAGGTGGCCCGCATTGATGCCGAAAAAGGGCAGACGCCGACGCCAGTGTTCTCGAATGGTGCGTAGCATGGCCCCATCTCCTCCCAGGGTCACAATGAATCCCGGATTTCTGAGGTCTTCATGGGGACGGAGTTCGGGTTCCCACTCCTGGCATTTGGGATTGGAGGGATCTGCGAGCAACAGGCAGCGGAGGTCCTCCAGTGTGCCGCGGGACCACGTGGCGGGATTGGTGCCCCGGTAGAGTCCGTAGCGCTCGATGTACCGAAGGGCTGGGGAGGTGAGCAGGTGAGCCACGCTCTCGCCATGCAGCAAGAGGTCGCGAATCTCCGTGCTGGAGTCGTCCAGTTGGATGGGGAAGATCTCCGCGTTCGGAGGCAGGTCGCCTTGGTTGAGGGCGTGGCCAGGGCGCGTCAGGACAGCGAAGCGACCCCTCTGCCACAGTTCCGGCCCCCGCTCCCACCCAGTGTGGATGAGCGATTGGCCAAGCGATCCGCCAGTGAGCCAGTCGGCACCCACCACATGCCAAATTTCGCCCTCTGAGGCATACCTCGATTCAAGAGCAGCGTTCCGGGTGAAGGTGTCCTGCTCCAGGTCAAAAAGATCGACCACGACTTTTTCCAGATCACCGAACGTGAGATCGCAAAGCGCGGCGCGAAAGACGGACGGGACGCTGCCCACCTCCGGCTTGTCCGGTCGGGGACCGCAGGGGACCACTTTGACTTCATCAAACTTCTCTGAAAGCAGAGCAGCGATGCGACGATGATGCAAGCCAGGTGGATTAAAGCTGCCTCCAAAGAGGGCAATGCGGCGGGGCATGGCGGCAAGATGGGTTGAAGTGTGGCAAAGGCCAAGCACAAAACGCTTGGGACTTGGGAGCCGGGTAAGTGCTGTGCTATTTGCCAGCTTAGGCAGCGTTGCAGTCTTGCGTCTGATCGCGGCGAAGGCTAGTTTCAGTAGCCTGCAAAAAATAAATCGTCATCATGCCCCTGGCCCGTCTGGATTGCCCCCACTGTGAGAGTCCCGTGGAAGTGAACGTCACCACCGTGACGCGCTCCAGGGAGTGTCCGTCATGCGGGCGGATGATCATGCTGCAGTTTACCACCAAGACCTCCCGGGTGAAGCACAAGGCGCTGCTCACCAATCTCATGGAGATGGGCGAGGGGGGGAGTGTCGCCGTGATGGCGAAAGCTTCGTCCCGACCAGTCGTCGCTGCCCAGCCTGCCTCCAGCATCGCTGTGGCTGCCCCTGTCAAAGCCGTGGTGCCGCCGCCTGCCAGACCCGTAGCAGTGCCTGCGATGGCGGTTGCGGTCACGCCTGCGCCTAAGCCCGCGACAGCTCAGGTGCTGGTGCCTGCTGCCGATCTCCCGCCAGTCATGCCGCGGCCGCTCGAGGGAGATTTGCGGAACCGGCTGGAACATGATCCGGAGGTGAAATCCAGTGCCCGCTCCCTCATCTGGGGACTAGGAATCGTGCTTTTCCTCCTGGCCATCGCTGTGCTGGGTAAGACGCAAAACTGGTGGGATGAAGTAGCACGTGGATGGGAAGTATTTCATGCCACTTACATGAAGGAGCAGTTGATCCCCAGTGCCCCAGCCTCCTCCGGGAGCGGAGCGGAACGCAAGGACGGATCGGATTCGGGTGCGCCAGTGAAAGCGTCATCCTGGAACCGTGAGCAGGAAGAAGCCATGACGACGCTGAAGTCCTTCCTGGCCGCCAAGGATCTTGATGAGCGCAAAAAGTTCATGCGGGATGCCTCCGTGTTGGAGAAAAGTCTGAAGGACTATTACTCTCGGCAGTCTGATGGTCCTGTGCCCTTCTCCCGGGTGGAGCTTGTAGAAGCTGAGCCGCAGGGACCTCACACTTATCTGTTTGCCGTCGTGGATGCTGAGGGGAACCGCCGCAATGCCATGACGCTGCGACCCGAGCCCGGGGCTCCTTATGTGGTGGACTGGGGCAGCTTTGTTCTCTACAGCGAGATGGACTGGGCGAAGTTCATGGCGGAAAAGCCCACAAGACCGGTGTACTTCCGGCTACAGGTGGTCCCAGCAGAGCACTATAACTACAATTTCCCAGACTCGCAGCGCATGCTCTGCCTTAAGCTGGTGAATCCAGCGCAGAAAGGGGCTCCAGAGCTCTATGGCTATTGTGTGCGCACCTCGACTGTTGGGAGGACGTTGGAGTACCTTACCAAGAAGAATTTTGGTGAAGCGACTGCGATGATTGTGAAGCTCCGTTATCCTTCCCCGGAGGAGAGTGACAGCGTCAACCAAGTGTGGATCGATGAGGTGGTGACGGAGGGATGGATCGCCAGAGGCTACTAGTCCTGACTGTGGGTGTCTTATTTAGAGGAGGTTGTGCGACATCCCTTGCGAGGGCGTGCTCTGTTCACGTGCTGGGATAAGCCCGAGAGATTGAACACGTCGTGGTGATCGATTTGGACAAATATTATTCAGCAATTTTTCGCCCTCTGTAAGAATCCGTCACAGGCACCGTATTTTGCAGCAGTGGTGATCGTGGCACCCGCCGTCACTACCTTCAGCAACCACACCCGTCCTTCATCCTCTTCTCGTCGCCATGAAAATGCATTCTCTTTGCCAGGGCAACCACCTCGACCTGAGAGTGGGACAAAGCCGTCGCGAATTTCTCTATGCAGGTCTCGCAGGTGGTCTGGGGCTGAGCCTGCCGAATCTTCTCAAGCTGGAGGCCGGGTTGACCATTGCCGACGTGCCCAAGGTGGAAGCCAAGGCAGACGCGGTGATTCACATCTATCTCCCGGGGGGGATTGCCCACCAGGAAAGCTGGGATCCGAAGCCCTTCGCCTCCGCTGACTACCGGGGCCCGCTGACCCCAGTGAAGACGAAACTCCCCGGAGTGTACTTTGGCGAACACTTTGCCAAGACGGCTGCCATTGCGGACAAGTTGACGATCATCCGCTCCATGACGCACGGTGAAGCCGCACATGAGCGTGGTACCCACAACATGTTCACGGGGTATCGGCCCAGCCCAGCCATCAAGTTCCCGAGCTTCGGCAGCGTCGTTTCTCATGAGCTTGGGGTGAAGAACAATCTTCCTCCTTATGTCTGCGTGCCCCAGGCTTTCGGTGGTGTGGCAGGTGGTGAATCCATGGGCACTGGCTACCTGAGCACTGCCTACGGACCGTTCAGCCTTGGCAGCGATCCCGCCCAGAGCAATTTTGCCGTGCGTGACCTTGCTCTGCCGAAAGATGTGACTGAGCAGCGCTTCAATCGTCGTCGTGGTCTTCTTGATGCGGTGGATGCTCACTTTAGCTCGCTCGAGAAGTCGGATGCGCTCACCGCCATGGACAGCTTTTACCAGGCCGCCTATGGCTTGGTGAGCTCCCAGAAAGCTCGTGAGGCCTTTGACCTCAATGCCGAGACCGCCAAGCTCCGGGATGAGTATGGGCGCAACCAGGCTGGCCAACGCCTTCTGCTCGCCCGCCGTCTCGTGGAGTCGGGTGTGCGCCTTGTGACGGTGACCTATGGTGGTTGGGATCACCACAGCGACATCAAGAACGGCTTCAAGAACAACGCGCCGAATTTTGACGTCGCCTACGCCCGTCTGATTCAGGACTTGGATGAGCGCGGCATGCTGGATCGTACGTTGGTGATGGTTAGCTCCGAATTCGGCCGCACGCCGAAGATCAACAGCACCAACGGTCGTGACCACTATCCACGCGTCTTCAGTGTCGCCCTGGCGGGTGGCGGTGTGAAGCGCGGCATGGTGTACGGCTCCTCGGATGCCCTCGGTGGTGAGCCTGATTCCGATCCGGTTTCCCCGGAAAGCCTGGCAAAGACGATGTACCGGCTGATTGGCATCAATGCCGACAAGCGGCTCATGGCCGAAGGCAGCCGTCCCATCGACATTGTGAACGGTGGCGAGGTGATCGAAGGCATTCTCGCCTAATAGAACTCACCGCCAGAAATGTGGTAAGCGAAGGCGGTGAAGTGTCTGCTTCACCGCCTTCCTGATATCCGAGCCCACGCCACCCCGAAGCGGGCAGGCGTAAAGATTTCTTTGAGACCGATGTTGACCATGAAAAACTCTCTTCGCCTTGTGGGGGTGGCACTGGTGCTAGCCACCTCAGCCCCGGCCGTGGTGGCCGCTCTGCCCACATTCACCGGCACTTCTCCCACGGGAGTGCAGCGTGGGGTGGAGACGACCCTGACCATCCGGGGGAGCCGACTGGCAGACTTTGACGGTCTCATCTTCTATTCACCGGGCTTCGCTCTCAAGTCCGTGGGGAAAGTGGAGAATGGCTCGGTCGAGACCGTCATCACGGTGGCTCCCGATGTGCCATTGGGCAATCATTTCGTCCGTGTGCGGACTCGTTCTGGCGTGTCCTTTATGCGACAAATCATGGTGGGTCCGTTCGCCAGCGTACAGGAGAAGGAGCCCAACAATGAGTTCGAAGCGCCGCAGGATATTGCCCTGAACCAGACGGTGGAAGGTGTGGCCAACACGGAAGATGTGGACTACTACCGCATCGCGGCCAAAAAGGGTCAGCGCATCAGCCTGGAGATAGAGGCCATGCGTCTTGGGTACATCACCTTTGACCCCTTCATTGCGCTGGTGAACAGTGACCGCTTCGAGGTGGCGGTCTCGGATGATACCGTATTGCATCGCCAGGATGGGCACCTCACCTTTGTTGCTCCCGAAGACGGGAACTACACCATCCAGGTCCGTGAATCTTCCTACCGTGGCAATGGGGATTCCCGCTATCGGTTGCACGTGGGCAGCTTCCGTCGTCCTGAGGTTTGCTATCCCTCGGGTGGCAAGGCGGGCAGCACGCAAAAGGTGAAATTCATCGAAGCGAACGGCGATGTCACGGAGGAGGATGTCACTCTGCCTGCGGAGTCGTCAGACAAGCACATGGTTTACCTCAAGGATGACCCGGCACCCTCCGGCAACATCATGCGTGTCAGCCCTTTTGACAGCTACTTGGAAGTGGAGCCCAATGACAAGGAGGCCAACCGCACCAACCTTGAGGCCCCATGTGCCTTGAACGGGATCATTGAGAAGCCTGGAGATGAGGATCGTTTCTGGGTGAACTTGAAGAAGGGGATGAAGGTGGACTTCTTCGCCTACGCCCAGTCGCTTGGATCCCCCCTGGATCCGGTCCTGGTGCTGACGAATGAGAAAGGAAACCAGATCGGCGCGGCAGATGATGGTGGCACGAAGCGCCGTCTGGACTGCAAACTCTCCGTGACGGCTCCTGCGGACGGTGCCTATTGCGTGATCATTCGCGATCACCTGCAGCGTGGTGGTCCGACGTATGTGTACCGGGTGGAAGCTGTGGCCTCCGTGCCGCTGGTGACGTTCGCTTCGCCAAACTTCGGG contains these protein-coding regions:
- a CDS encoding PPC domain-containing protein → MKNSLRLVGVALVLATSAPAVVAALPTFTGTSPTGVQRGVETTLTIRGSRLADFDGLIFYSPGFALKSVGKVENGSVETVITVAPDVPLGNHFVRVRTRSGVSFMRQIMVGPFASVQEKEPNNEFEAPQDIALNQTVEGVANTEDVDYYRIAAKKGQRISLEIEAMRLGYITFDPFIALVNSDRFEVAVSDDTVLHRQDGHLTFVAPEDGNYTIQVRESSYRGNGDSRYRLHVGSFRRPEVCYPSGGKAGSTQKVKFIEANGDVTEEDVTLPAESSDKHMVYLKDDPAPSGNIMRVSPFDSYLEVEPNDKEANRTNLEAPCALNGIIEKPGDEDRFWVNLKKGMKVDFFAYAQSLGSPLDPVLVLTNEKGNQIGAADDGGTKRRLDCKLSVTAPADGAYCVIIRDHLQRGGPTYVYRVEAVASVPLVTFASPNFGVNDSHKRQFIAVPRGNRYATMVNVTRNNASGDMTFEAPNLPPGVKLVSTNMPGNQTSIPLLFEATADAPLGGAAVPVTLKPTDPAQKVEGRMAQEFDMVRSGNTIYYTEQVDQLPVAVVEEVPYTLDLIKPTTPLVPNGLLSLKVVAKRKEGFKAAIRVLMLWRPNGINSQGEIDIPEGQDEGTFTLDSTGNVSPGTYNLTVLGEAEGGNGTIYAASPFCEVTVVPAYLSGSMQLTAVEQGKEGEFLCKLEHALPFDGEASAKIYGIPDSVEVETLKFNKDAKELTFKIKTTDKSPVGKHANLFCQVDVPVQGGVAVHRIAGGTTLRVDAPRKAPAAPAQPAAQVAAAKPATPAATDAPKKQLSRLEQLRQEAAAK